One region of Eleutherodactylus coqui strain aEleCoq1 chromosome 5, aEleCoq1.hap1, whole genome shotgun sequence genomic DNA includes:
- the COX7C gene encoding cytochrome c oxidase subunit 7C, mitochondrial, with protein sequence MFGQAVRRLSTSVVRRSGHYPEGPGSTLPFSIENKWKLLVGMAIFCGSGFTLPFLIIRHQLLKK encoded by the exons ATGTTCGGTCAGGCTGTTCGCAGGCTCTCCACCTCCGTCGTCCGCCGCAGCGGCCACTATCCGGAAGGCCCAGGCAGT ACCCTTCCCTTCTCTATTGAGAACAAGTGGAAACTTCTAGTAGGCATGGCTATCTTCTGTGGCAGCGGGTTCACTTTGCCCTTTTTAATTATCAGACATCAGCTGCTGAAGAAGTAA